The following are from one region of the Cetobacterium somerae genome:
- a CDS encoding solute:sodium symporter family transporter: MLMFLSFIFFTALVAVITYYKTKGETLDTNDGYFLGGRSLTAGFIAGSLMLTNLSPANFAGMSAQSYTHNMSVMGWEVGSGITLVLVAMFLVPRYLKGGLTTIPEFLEDRFDPGVKKFVTYLFLISYVLNGLPPTLYAGALVMSQLFDISGILGVSYGTGIWITVWAIGVIGAIYAIFGGLKAVAFSDTLNGIGLIIGGLSVPYFGFKYIGGGSVLKGIGDLVVAHPEKFDAIGSSSDPVPFTTLFTGMLLVNLYYWGTDQGIIQRALGAKNLKEGQKGVMLAGLLKIFTPLIVIVPGIIAFHMYGESYTAPDLVYSHLIKDLMPKYFVGFFAAVMFGAVLSTYNSVLNSASTLFCLNVYKPVFGRNKTDAEIVSKGKIFGSIIALISMLIAPMIMNAPQGLFQYLQIVNGFFNVPIFTIIFIGYMTKYVPAIAAKVSLVFFVSSYAVLQLIIKPELHFLHQLTILFIISCGIMLVIGKIKPRETPYVLVNKNVVEITPWEYQYEAGVIIIAVMLSFYIIFSKLGLASLNFQGLQKGLGLLWTITALLVISIRKYRQKSKIEKRAEA; encoded by the coding sequence ATGTTAATGTTTTTATCTTTTATTTTTTTTACTGCTTTAGTTGCAGTTATAACTTACTATAAAACTAAAGGAGAAACTCTAGATACTAATGATGGTTATTTTTTAGGAGGAAGAAGTTTAACAGCGGGATTTATAGCAGGATCTTTAATGTTGACTAATTTGAGTCCAGCAAATTTTGCAGGTATGAGTGCACAGTCTTATACACATAATATGTCAGTTATGGGATGGGAAGTAGGGTCTGGAATTACTTTAGTTTTAGTTGCTATGTTCTTAGTTCCAAGATATTTAAAAGGAGGACTAACTACAATTCCCGAATTTTTAGAAGACCGTTTTGATCCAGGAGTTAAAAAGTTTGTAACATATTTATTTTTAATTAGTTATGTTTTAAATGGATTACCACCTACACTTTATGCAGGAGCTTTGGTAATGAGTCAACTTTTTGATATCTCAGGAATTTTGGGGGTTTCTTATGGTACTGGAATCTGGATAACAGTTTGGGCAATAGGAGTTATTGGTGCAATTTACGCTATTTTTGGAGGATTGAAAGCAGTTGCCTTTTCAGATACTCTAAATGGAATTGGACTTATAATTGGGGGATTATCTGTTCCATATTTTGGGTTTAAATATATTGGAGGTGGTTCTGTTTTAAAAGGAATAGGAGATTTAGTTGTAGCTCATCCAGAAAAATTTGATGCTATTGGATCTAGTTCTGATCCAGTTCCATTTACAACTCTTTTTACAGGTATGCTTTTAGTTAATCTTTACTATTGGGGAACTGATCAAGGAATTATTCAAAGAGCATTGGGTGCTAAAAACTTAAAAGAGGGACAAAAGGGAGTTATGTTAGCAGGATTATTAAAAATCTTTACACCACTTATAGTAATCGTTCCAGGTATTATTGCTTTCCATATGTATGGAGAAAGTTATACAGCACCTGATTTAGTTTACTCTCATTTGATAAAAGATTTAATGCCTAAATATTTTGTAGGATTCTTTGCAGCAGTTATGTTTGGAGCAGTTTTAAGTACTTATAATAGTGTTTTAAATAGTGCATCCACATTATTTTGTTTAAATGTTTATAAACCAGTTTTTGGAAGAAATAAAACAGATGCTGAAATAGTGTCAAAAGGAAAAATATTTGGTAGTATTATTGCACTAATTTCCATGCTAATAGCTCCCATGATTATGAATGCACCTCAAGGATTATTTCAATATTTACAAATTGTTAACGGATTCTTTAATGTACCAATCTTTACAATTATATTTATCGGTTATATGACAAAATATGTTCCTGCAATAGCAGCAAAAGTATCATTAGTGTTTTTCGTATCATCGTACGCGGTATTACAACTTATAATAAAACCTGAATTACATTTCTTACATCAATTAACAATATTATTTATTATAAGTTGTGGGATTATGTTAGTTATTGGAAAAATAAAACCAAGAGAGACTCCATATGTTTTAGTAAATAAAAATGTAGTAGAAATTACACCGTGGGAATATCAATATGAAGCTGGAGTAATAATAATAGCTGTAATGTTATCATTTTATATAATTTTTTCAAAACTTGGATTAGCAAGTTTAAACTTTCAAGGATTACAAAAAGGTTTAGGTTTATTATGGACTATTACAGCATTATTAGTTATATCTATTAGAAAATATAGACAAAAATCTAAAATAGAAAAAAGAGCAGAAGCTTAG
- a CDS encoding alpha-galactosidase: MNILVNKNNLEFHLYNNNISYILKVLEDGTLGHIYFGKKLIPRNSYEHIIQVTAAEVPVTPNCLEHRRGFCKDILPQEYPSYGNGDYREPAIVVLQENGSRVTNFVYDSYEVIEGKVNLRNLPNTYVESKDEAKTLKIYLKDETIGAVLTLSYTIFKNYDVISRNAHIKNNSDEKLVLERFLSASIDFKEPNFQIVHLSGAWARERHIEITEINQNKFVIDSKRGTSSVNSNPFIALKRKETTEFSGEVYGFNLVYSGNHIEVVEKNHYNKLRVSIGINPFNFQWTLLKNDEFQSPEVVMAYSNSGMNGLSLNYHRLYRERLARGVWRDQVRPILLNNWEATYFDFNEEKILDIASKAKELGVELFVLDDGWFGARNHDKAGLGDWWSNLEKIPSGVEGLSKKVEAMGIKFGLWFEPEMVNKDSELYRNHPNWILQAPKRVNTPSRNQHTLDLGREDVRNYLYEKISKILKNSKISYIKWDMNRPMTEVWSEVLDSQNQGEVFHRYILGLYELLEKLTSEFPEILFESCASGGNRFDSGMLYYMPQAWTSDDTDAVERIKIQYGSSLCYPISSMGAHVSAIPNHQTNRMTSIKTRGNVAFFGAFGYELDLNKISDYEKEIVKKQIEFFKANRELIQYGDFYRLISPFEDKLNDAAWMVVNRNKTEAIVAKYKILSVPNSGYESLKVKGLDENKLYSIESLQIQGKTYYGDELGNSGLIFKEPSFNDLGNIQIEGDFDSLVGDFKSCLIKLTAIQGD, encoded by the coding sequence ATGAACATATTAGTAAATAAAAATAATTTAGAGTTTCATCTATATAATAATAATATTAGTTATATACTTAAAGTTTTAGAAGATGGAACCTTGGGGCATATATATTTTGGAAAGAAACTTATACCTAGGAATTCTTATGAACATATAATCCAAGTGACTGCAGCAGAAGTGCCTGTAACTCCAAATTGTTTGGAGCATAGAAGAGGATTTTGTAAGGATATCTTGCCACAAGAGTATCCAAGCTATGGAAATGGTGATTATAGAGAGCCCGCTATAGTAGTTTTACAAGAAAATGGAAGTAGAGTTACAAATTTTGTATATGATTCATATGAAGTTATAGAGGGAAAAGTGAATCTAAGAAATCTTCCAAACACTTATGTTGAAAGTAAAGATGAAGCTAAAACTTTAAAGATTTATTTGAAAGATGAAACTATTGGAGCAGTATTAACTTTAAGTTATACTATATTTAAGAATTATGATGTAATTTCTAGAAATGCTCATATAAAAAATAACTCTGATGAAAAACTTGTTTTAGAAAGATTTTTAAGTGCTTCTATTGATTTTAAAGAACCAAATTTTCAAATAGTTCATTTGTCTGGAGCTTGGGCAAGAGAAAGACATATTGAAATAACAGAGATAAATCAAAATAAGTTTGTTATAGATAGTAAAAGAGGAACAAGCAGTGTAAATAGTAATCCATTTATAGCTTTAAAAAGAAAAGAGACAACTGAATTCAGTGGAGAAGTTTATGGATTTAATTTAGTTTACAGTGGAAATCACATTGAGGTTGTAGAGAAAAATCATTATAACAAATTAAGAGTATCCATTGGTATAAATCCTTTTAATTTTCAATGGACTTTATTGAAGAATGATGAGTTTCAAAGTCCAGAAGTAGTAATGGCATATTCTAATTCTGGAATGAATGGTCTAAGTTTAAATTATCACAGACTTTATAGAGAAAGATTAGCAAGAGGTGTTTGGAGAGATCAAGTTAGGCCAATTCTTTTAAACAACTGGGAAGCTACATATTTTGATTTTAATGAAGAGAAAATTTTAGATATAGCTAGTAAAGCAAAGGAATTAGGTGTTGAGTTATTTGTTTTAGATGATGGGTGGTTTGGAGCAAGAAACCATGATAAAGCTGGTCTTGGTGATTGGTGGAGTAATTTAGAAAAAATTCCAAGTGGAGTGGAAGGATTATCTAAAAAAGTCGAAGCAATGGGAATTAAATTTGGACTTTGGTTTGAACCGGAAATGGTTAATAAAGATAGTGAACTTTATAGAAATCATCCAAATTGGATACTACAAGCTCCTAAAAGAGTTAATACTCCAAGTAGAAATCAACATACCTTAGATTTAGGAAGAGAGGACGTTCGTAATTATCTTTATGAAAAAATTTCTAAAATTTTAAAAAATTCTAAAATATCTTATATAAAATGGGATATGAATAGACCAATGACTGAAGTTTGGTCAGAAGTTTTAGATTCTCAAAATCAAGGAGAGGTTTTTCATAGATATATTTTAGGATTATATGAGTTGTTGGAAAAGTTAACTTCAGAATTTCCTGAAATATTATTTGAATCTTGCGCAAGTGGAGGAAATAGATTTGATTCTGGAATGCTTTATTATATGCCACAAGCATGGACAAGCGATGACACAGATGCAGTGGAAAGAATTAAAATTCAATATGGATCATCATTATGTTATCCGATATCATCTATGGGGGCTCATGTTTCAGCAATTCCAAATCATCAAACAAATAGAATGACTTCTATAAAAACTCGGGGTAATGTAGCTTTCTTTGGTGCTTTTGGATACGAATTAGATTTAAATAAAATTTCTGATTATGAAAAAGAGATTGTAAAAAAACAAATAGAGTTCTTTAAAGCAAATAGAGAACTAATTCAATATGGTGATTTCTATAGATTAATATCTCCTTTTGAAGATAAGCTAAATGATGCTGCTTGGATGGTTGTAAATCGAAATAAAACAGAGGCAATTGTTGCAAAATATAAAATTCTATCGGTACCTAATTCAGGATATGAATCTTTAAAAGTTAAGGGATTAGATGAAAATAAATTATACTCTATTGAAAGTTTACAAATTCAAGGAAAGACATATTATGGTGACGAATTAGGAAATAGTGGACTTATATTTAAAGAACCATCTTTTAATGATTTAGGGAACATACAAATAGAAGGAGATTTTGATAGTTTAGTTGGAGATTTTAAGAGTTGTTTAATAAAGTTAACAGCAATTCAAGGAGATTAA
- a CDS encoding SemiSWEET transporter — MENIIDTIGYCAALLTTLSFLPQAIKTIKTKDTSGISLIMYSMFTLGVFGWLVYGFIKNDIPLIMANLITLSLAGIILRLKIKYK, encoded by the coding sequence ATGGAAAATATTATAGATACAATTGGATATTGTGCTGCACTTTTAACAACATTATCATTTTTACCACAAGCTATAAAAACTATAAAGACAAAGGATACAAGTGGAATTTCTTTAATAATGTATTCTATGTTTACTCTTGGAGTTTTTGGTTGGTTAGTATATGGTTTTATTAAAAATGATATACCTCTTATTATGGCAAATTTGATTACATTATCTTTAGCGGGAATTATTTTAAGACTTAAGATAAAATATAAATAA